CGAACTTGTTCATCAGCGGTTGCATCGTCGTCTCGGGATGGTCCAGCAGGACCATGCCCATCGCGCCGATGACGTCGCCGCCGGGACCGCGCAGCGGCAGCCGGCTGACGAGGAAGGTCCCCGCCTTGTTGGTGAGCAGGTCCACGAGGATGGGCTGCCCGGTGTCGATGACCTGCGCCATCAAGGTGTTGGGGACCACCTCCTCGACGCGGCGTCCGACGAACTCGGACTCGTCGCGGAAGCCGAGCGCGGGCAGGAAGCGCTTGTAGCCCTCGCTGATCCAGACGACGCGATGCTCGCGGTTCACCACCATCGCGCCCTGCGCGGTGCTGGCCAGCACGTCGAACATCGACTGCGCCGCCAGCCGCAGCACCGCCTCGGCATCCTGGGGAATGTCGTTCATGGCTTGTCTCCTGGGCAGTCATCCCGGGCCTGCCCATCGCGGCCCGGACGGGTGTCCGAGGTCGGGCTGCCGCCGCGCGGCGCCGCCCCGGATCTGGTGCGGACCAATGTAGCAGCCGGTCCGCCGGTGCGAGGGCCGTCCCGGGAGGCGGACGCCCTGGGGAATCCCCGAGGCGACCATCGAGCCGCGCGCGAGGCTATCCAGCTATAAACCGCCGCACGACTCCGTTTTTTCCCCACCTTGCCCACCGACACCGCGGCCCGCAGAGGCCCACAGGAGACACGCATGACGCAGAGTTCCCCGATCCGTCGCCGCCTGCTGGGCGCCGCCGCCCTGGCTTCCCTGTCCGCCGTCGGCGCCGGGATCGCGCCTTCGGCGTTCGCGCAGGCCGCCTGGCCGAGCCGGCCGGTGGTCATCGTCGTGCCCTTCCCCGCCGGCGGCGGCACCGACGCCTTCGCCCGCCCGCTGACGGCCGTGCTGACCAAGCAGACCGGCAAGCAGTTCATCATCGACAACAAGGGCGGCGCCGGCGGCACCGTGGGCGCGACGATCGCATCCAAGGCCGCGCCGGACGGCTACACCTTCTTCATGGGCGCGGTGCACCACGCGATCGCGCCGGCGATGTACCCGAAGCTGGACTACAAGCTCGAGGAGGACTTCATCCCCGTGGCCATGGTCTCCAACGTGCCGCAGGTGATCGTGATCAATCCGCAGAAGGTGCCGGTCACCGACGTCAAGGGCCTGCTGGACGTGCTCAAGAAGAACCCGGGCAAGCTGAACTACGGCTCGGCGGGCAACGGCACCTCGCACCACCTGGCGGGTGAGCTCTTCAAGCTGCAGACGCAGACCTTCATCACCCACATCCCCTACCGCGGCGCGGGACCGGCGCTGCAGGACCTGATGGCGGGCCAGGTGGACCTGATGTTCGACGGCCTGGGCTCATCGGCGGCGCACATCCGCGGCGGTCGCATCAAGGCACTGGCGGTGGCCTCGTCCAAGCGCGCGCCGGGCTTCCCGGACATCCCGAGCGCGGTGGAGGCCGGCATCCCGCAGTACCAGGTATCGACCTGGTACGGCCTGTGGGCGCCCAAGGGCACGCCCAAGGAAGTGATCGCCGCGATGCAGGCCGAGCTGCGCAAGGCCTACGCGACGGAAGAACTGAAGAACATCTGGACGGGGCTGGGCACCGACATGCCGACGCTCTACGGCGACGCCTTCGGCAAGTTCGTGCACGGCGAGGTCGTGCGCTGGGCCGACGTGGTCAAGCGCAGCGGTGCGAAACTGGATTGATGAACACCGCCAACGCCAACCTGTTCGCCGCGCTGCGCGCGAATTTCTCCGACGACCTGGACGCCTGCGCGATCGAGCTGGCGGACGGCCCCGAGGCCGGCCAGCGCTACAGCTGGCGCGACATCGACCGCGCCACGGCGATGATCGCGAACCTGCTGGACTCGCTGGACCTGCCCCCGGGCAGCCGCGTCGCGGTGCAGACGGAGAAGAGCGTCGAGGCGCTGCTGCTGTACCTCGCCGTGCTGCGCGCCGGCTACGTCTATCTGCCGCTGAACACGGCCTACCAGGCCGCGGAGCTCGACTACTTCATCGGCAACGCGGAGCCGGCCGTGGTCGTCTGCGCGGGCAGGAACTTCGGCTGGATCAGCAAGCTGGCGTTCCAGGCCAAGGTGCCCTGGGTGTTCACGCTGAACGAGGACCGCAGCGGCACGCTGCTGGACCGCGCGGTGCAGATGCCCGACACGCACCAGGTGGCCGCGAAGACCGCCGATGAGCTGGCCGCGATCCTCTACACGAGCGGCACGACCGGTCGCAGCAAGGGCGCGATGCTGAGCCACGGCAACCTGCTGTCCAACGCGGAGGTGCTCAAGCACGCCTGGGGCTGGAAGGCGGACGACGTGCTGATCCACGCGCTGCCGATCTTCCATGTGCACGGGCTGTTCGTCGCGTCGCACGGGGCGCTGCTGGCCGGGGCGAAGATGCTGTGGTTCAACCGCTTCGATCCGCGCGGCGTGATCGCGCGGCTGCCGGACGCGACGCTGTTCATGGGCGTGCCGACGCTGTATGTGCGGCTGCTCGAGCAGGCGACGCTGACGAAGGACGTGTGCGCGCGGATGCGGCTGTTCATCAGCGGTTCCGCGCCGCTGCTGATCGAGACCTTCCACGAATGGCAGCGCCGCACCGGGTTCACGATCCTGGAGCGCTACGGCATGAGCGAGACGGTCATGCTGACCTCGAATCCCTACAAGGCCGAGGACGGCGAACGCCGAGGCGGCACGGTCGGATATCCGCTGCCGGGCGTGGGCCTGCGCGTCGTCGACGACGCGGGCGCGCCCTGCCCGAGCACGGGCGACGGCGAGATCGGCCACCTCCAGGTGAGCGGGCCCAACGTCTTCTCCGGCTACTGGCGCATGCCGGAGAAGACGAAGGAGGAGTTCACCGCCGACGGCTGGTTCAAGACCGGCGACGTGGGCCGTCGCGACGACCGCGGCTACGTGACCATCGTGGGGCGGAGCAAGGACCTGATCATCACGGGCGGCTACAACGTGTACCCGGCGGAGATCGAGGGCTGGCTCAACGAGCTGCCCGGGGTGGCGGAGTCGGCC
This genomic stretch from Mitsuaria sp. 7 harbors:
- a CDS encoding tripartite tricarboxylate transporter substrate binding protein, giving the protein MTQSSPIRRRLLGAAALASLSAVGAGIAPSAFAQAAWPSRPVVIVVPFPAGGGTDAFARPLTAVLTKQTGKQFIIDNKGGAGGTVGATIASKAAPDGYTFFMGAVHHAIAPAMYPKLDYKLEEDFIPVAMVSNVPQVIVINPQKVPVTDVKGLLDVLKKNPGKLNYGSAGNGTSHHLAGELFKLQTQTFITHIPYRGAGPALQDLMAGQVDLMFDGLGSSAAHIRGGRIKALAVASSKRAPGFPDIPSAVEAGIPQYQVSTWYGLWAPKGTPKEVIAAMQAELRKAYATEELKNIWTGLGTDMPTLYGDAFGKFVHGEVVRWADVVKRSGAKLD
- a CDS encoding malonyl-CoA synthase; protein product: MNTANANLFAALRANFSDDLDACAIELADGPEAGQRYSWRDIDRATAMIANLLDSLDLPPGSRVAVQTEKSVEALLLYLAVLRAGYVYLPLNTAYQAAELDYFIGNAEPAVVVCAGRNFGWISKLAFQAKVPWVFTLNEDRSGTLLDRAVQMPDTHQVAAKTADELAAILYTSGTTGRSKGAMLSHGNLLSNAEVLKHAWGWKADDVLIHALPIFHVHGLFVASHGALLAGAKMLWFNRFDPRGVIARLPDATLFMGVPTLYVRLLEQATLTKDVCARMRLFISGSAPLLIETFHEWQRRTGFTILERYGMSETVMLTSNPYKAEDGERRGGTVGYPLPGVGLRVVDDAGAPCPSTGDGEIGHLQVSGPNVFSGYWRMPEKTKEEFTADGWFKTGDVGRRDDRGYVTIVGRSKDLIITGGYNVYPAEIEGWLNELPGVAESAVVGVPHPDFGEGVIAVVVPRSGAALEGATLVAALKDRIAGFKVPKRVFVETELPRNAMGKVQKNLLRERHQGLFG